A region of the Paenibacillus sp. J23TS9 genome:
CCGGCGCTGGAGGTCATAGACAAGCTTGCAGGATTACAAGCACAGGCTCCGAACCCGGTATATTTTGCCTTATGGACGCGGATTGAAGGTTTTGGTCATGAAGAATTAACAGGATTAATTGAAGACAGACAAGCCGTACGTATTGCTCTGATGCGATCCACCATTCATCTGGTATCTGCGCAGGACTGTCTGAACTGGAGGCCATTGTTCCAACCTGTACTGGATCGTGGGTTTAAGGGTAATTATGGAAAAAAACTCACGGATTTAAATCTGCAAGAAATTGCATCAGCCGGCCGTGCATTGGTAGAATCACAGCCTTTAACACTGAATGAATTAGGGATAAGGCTGAGTGAGCATTGGGGAGGACGTGACCCTGAAGCACTGGCAATGGTTATACGGAATATGATCCCTCTGGTTCAAATACCGCCTCGCGGACTGTGGGGTAGAAGAGGGCAAGCTGCATATACAACTGCCGAAGCATGGCTTGGCAGAACATTGCAGGCCTGCACGGATCTAAACGCCTTGGTTCTTCGATACTTGGCTGCCTTTGGTCCGGCTTCAATTAAGGATATGCAGGTGTGGTCCGGACTAACCAGGTTGAAAGATGTGGTGGAAAGACTGCGGCCGCAGCTGGCAATCTTTATGGACGAAATGGGTACTGAGCTGTTTGATCTTCCGGACGCTCCGAGACCTTCACCTGATACACCCTGTTCTCCGCGCTTTTTGGGAGAGTTCGATAATATTCTCCTCTCCCATTCGGACCGTTCACGGATTATGGAAGAGGCTGATCGTAAAAAGGTATTTACGATCAATGGGATCATCCGCTCAACCATTTTGATCGATGGATTTGTGGGGGGATTATGGAAGCTTGACCAGACCAAAAATAGTACGAAGCTGATGATTGAGCCCTTTCAATCGCTAACTTCACGAGAGATGAATGGGCTTCGCGAAGAAGGAAAGAAGCTGCTGGAATTCGCTGCACCTGGGAATCACGAAACGGAGATACAGTTCACAAACTAGGTATCAAGCCGATGCTATATATTATTGAAATGAAATTTGAATAATGGGGAGACTGAGAAGGACACGAACGCAAGGATTGCAGAAGAAATTATGTTCCTTTGGCATTCGGATATTCCAATTATTCCAGGGCCGCCAGTCATGGCCATAGACTCCGTTTTGCCGATATCCCATCGATGACACGGAAACCTGAGCACGCTTTGCTGGGTGGTGTCGGAATCGCAGTATCAGCCAAATCTGACCATATCCCCTTGGCAGCGGAGTTTGCAGAATATGTGGCAAGCCCTGAAATTCAGAGCTCCTTATATTACGAAGCAGGGGGGCAACCGGGACACTCCGCAGCTTGGATGGATGAGAAGATTAACAAGGATTCTGGCGGCTTTTTCTTCTCGACACGCGAAACGCTCGAATTTAGTTACATGCGGCCCAGAAATCAGGTGTTTCCTGCTTATCAGGAGAATCCTTAATCACATGAAACGAATACTTGGTTTCTTTGGCGCTGTCGATCATCTGGTGAAGATGATATTTGTCAGCGTCTTTTATTTATAACTCTTTTTTTAAGTCTGTCTTAGAAACGACATTAGATCAGAGGAATTGAACTTTACTTATGAGGATAGCCATTCTAAAAACTCAAGTCGATTTCCAAAGGGATCGTTTACATAGAATCGTCTTATTCCTTCGGGAGTCCTTGCTTCATCATCAATTATTGGAATATTGTTGTGCTGCAGTTGTTCGCGCAATTCATCCAAGTTCTGTACATGAAATGCTGGGTGGGCTTTTACAGCGGGAACAAAATCCTTTTGTACTCCAATATGTACTTGATGAGTACCGCATTGGAACCAAACCCCACCACGTTTTTTTAGGGCTTCAGGTTTTGGAATCTCCGTCCAACCCAATAGGTTATTGAAAAAATTCCGAGCCTCTGTTTCGCAGCCTTCCGGTGCGGCAAGTTGAACATGGTCAAGACCATAGAAAGTGTAAGCCATACATCTTCCTCCTCCTATTAGGTTTCGAACAATGAAACATGGTTTCATTTAACAATTTCATTTTATAATAATCCCAAATTAAAATCGAGTTATTTTTGCGCAGTCTAAAAGCATCCATATTTATAAAGGATCCTTTTATATATAAATAAAGTCATCACTTTCGTTTATACATAAGAATGGGATAAAACGTCGAAATGAAAGATATCCTGCGATTACCCGAGAAATAAACAAGCATTTCCCATGCAATGAACGAAAATAAAGTAAAGGGAATTAACCGGGAAGCAACTTGAATCTGGAGTATCAAAGAATATGGGTTAATATGGAATGAAGTGAAGTGATTCATGAATATTCTGCTTTGGAGGTGCTGACTGTTGATGAAGATCGGATTAGCGCGGAAACATGCTGCAGAATGGGTTATGGCATATGCAAGTGCGGATAAAGGTTACTTGGGGGCATACTTTAGCGGTTCTACCGTAGGGCGATCAGATGAAGACTTGCTGCCTGTCGGTTCGGATGTGGATGTTGTCGTTGTCAGGGACGGTGATACGGCTCCTTCAAAGCTGGGGAAATTGTTGTACCGGGATACTTTAATTGAGATTACTTATTTATCCTCTCGGCAGCTGGAATCAGCAGAAAATGTTCTGCAGTCCTATCATCTTGCTGGCAGCTTCCGCATCAACACGCTGATTGATGATCCTACGGAATACTTAAGTTTGCTGCAAAAGAAAGTTTCCCGACATTTTGCGGAGAGAAAATGGGTGAGCCTCCGTTGTGAGAATGCTCTTAAAAAAATAGAAAATGGGATTCAGTCCTTGAATCCCTCTGCTCCCTTGTATGAGCAGGTCACATCCTGGATGTTTCCGACCGGAGTGATGACACATGTTCTTCTTGTCGCTGCGCTCCGCAATCCGACTGTGAGACTACGCTACCTGGCAGCGCGTCATGTGTTGGAGGAATATGGTTACGAAGAGTTCTATCCAATGCTGCTTAAATTGTTAGGATGTGAAGATTGGACTGCGGACAAAGTAGAGCATCATTTAGCTGGGCTTGAAAAAACATTTGATGCTGCTGCAGCGGCAGCCAAGACAGCATTCTTTTTCAGCTCTGACATCACTCCTGAAGCGAGGCAGATAGCCATTGACGGAAGTCGGGAACAAATCCGGGCAGGCAATCACCGGGAAGCCGTCTTTTGGATTGTGGCGACCTACGCGAGATGCCATCAGATATTAGCAGTTGACGCTTCAGCAGAAATACAGCGCGAGCTGACTCCCTTTTTTGTGGAATTGATCGCAGACTTGGGAATTCATTCAAGTGAGGATCTTGTCCGCCGCGGAGAAGAGGTCATGCGTTTTTTACCGAGACTCTGGAAGATTGCTGAAGAGATCATGCTGGCAAATCCGGAGATTGTGAATAATTAGAGTGATATGGAACTAAGCAGGGATTTCCATGCCGCAGCATCGCCCTCCCATGTGCTTCCGTGAGGAATTTGAACAATGGTGATTCGTTCATGCTCGGATATCCGCTGTATAATGGAAGATTTCTTACTGGGTATGACGAACAGAAAATGCAGATTCGGATTCGCATAGGCGTCGGTTATCGCATGATAGAAACGGAGTGCATCCGCGGGATTGGATA
Encoded here:
- a CDS encoding winged helix DNA-binding domain-containing protein, yielding MTGNLSHAGIYGKTPEIMTKRALNRALLARQMLMSRVHLPALEVIDKLAGLQAQAPNPVYFALWTRIEGFGHEELTGLIEDRQAVRIALMRSTIHLVSAQDCLNWRPLFQPVLDRGFKGNYGKKLTDLNLQEIASAGRALVESQPLTLNELGIRLSEHWGGRDPEALAMVIRNMIPLVQIPPRGLWGRRGQAAYTTAEAWLGRTLQACTDLNALVLRYLAAFGPASIKDMQVWSGLTRLKDVVERLRPQLAIFMDEMGTELFDLPDAPRPSPDTPCSPRFLGEFDNILLSHSDRSRIMEEADRKKVFTINGIIRSTILIDGFVGGLWKLDQTKNSTKLMIEPFQSLTSREMNGLREEGKKLLEFAAPGNHETEIQFTN
- a CDS encoding VOC family protein, yielding MAYTFYGLDHVQLAAPEGCETEARNFFNNLLGWTEIPKPEALKKRGGVWFQCGTHQVHIGVQKDFVPAVKAHPAFHVQNLDELREQLQHNNIPIIDDEARTPEGIRRFYVNDPFGNRLEFLEWLSS